A stretch of Caenibius tardaugens NBRC 16725 DNA encodes these proteins:
- the odhB gene encoding 2-oxoglutarate dehydrogenase complex dihydrolipoyllysine-residue succinyltransferase, with protein sequence MSIEVKVPVLGESVTEATVGEWLKQPGEAVKADEPIVSLETDKVAVEVPAPFDGVLTEQKVAVGDTVEVGAVIALLTEGGAGAAPAAKDAAAAPAATAPATAAPQDADASQTLSPAVRRAVLEHGVDPSTIKGSGKDGRLTKEDVIAAAKAKDTEAPAPASTAAAGAPSSAVPAAGRNVERVKMTRLRQTIAKRLKSAQNDAALLTTFNDVDMSAVIEAREKYKDVFQKKHGIKLGFMSFFAKASVLALKDIPAVNAQIDGNEILYHDFVDISIAVSAPNGLVVPVVRDCDKLGFAGIEKAIADYGKKAKEGTLTMEDMKGGTFTISNGGVFGGLMSTPIINPPQSAVLGLHRIEDRPVVRNGEIVIRPMMYIALSYDHRIIDGREAVTALKTIKEAIEDPTRILIDL encoded by the coding sequence ATGTCGATCGAAGTCAAAGTCCCCGTACTGGGTGAATCGGTTACCGAAGCAACCGTGGGCGAATGGCTGAAGCAGCCCGGCGAAGCGGTGAAGGCAGACGAACCCATCGTCAGCCTCGAAACCGACAAAGTCGCGGTGGAAGTGCCCGCGCCCTTTGATGGTGTGCTGACCGAACAGAAAGTCGCCGTTGGTGACACCGTGGAAGTCGGCGCGGTTATCGCCCTGCTGACCGAAGGCGGCGCTGGCGCTGCGCCGGCCGCCAAGGATGCGGCTGCGGCACCCGCTGCCACCGCCCCCGCAACGGCGGCGCCTCAGGATGCGGACGCCTCGCAGACACTATCCCCGGCGGTCCGCCGCGCGGTGCTCGAACACGGTGTCGATCCGTCGACGATCAAAGGTTCGGGCAAGGATGGCCGTCTGACCAAGGAAGACGTGATCGCGGCGGCCAAGGCCAAGGATACGGAAGCCCCTGCCCCAGCCAGCACTGCGGCAGCCGGCGCGCCATCGTCTGCCGTTCCGGCGGCTGGCCGCAATGTCGAACGCGTCAAGATGACGCGCCTGCGCCAGACGATCGCCAAGCGCCTGAAAAGCGCACAGAACGATGCCGCCCTTCTCACCACTTTCAACGATGTCGACATGTCGGCCGTCATCGAAGCACGCGAGAAGTACAAGGACGTGTTCCAGAAGAAGCACGGCATCAAGCTTGGCTTCATGTCGTTCTTCGCCAAGGCATCCGTGCTGGCGCTCAAGGATATTCCGGCAGTCAACGCGCAGATCGATGGCAACGAAATCCTCTATCACGATTTCGTCGATATCTCGATCGCGGTCTCCGCCCCCAATGGCCTTGTTGTTCCGGTCGTGCGCGATTGTGACAAGCTGGGCTTTGCCGGGATCGAGAAGGCGATTGCCGACTACGGCAAGAAGGCCAAGGAAGGCACGCTGACCATGGAAGACATGAAGGGCGGGACCTTCACGATTTCCAATGGCGGTGTGTTCGGCGGCCTGATGTCGACCCCGATCATCAATCCTCCGCAGTCGGCCGTGCTTGGCCTGCACCGCATCGAGGATCGGCCGGTTGTCCGCAATGGCGAAATTGTCATCCGTCCGATGATGTACATTGCGCTGTCTTACGATCACCGTATCATCGATGGCCGTGAAGCAGTGACTGCGCTGAAAACCATCAAGGAAGCGATCGAAGATCCCACACGGATTCTCATCGACCTCTAA
- the lpdA gene encoding dihydrolipoyl dehydrogenase, translating into MAEYDYDVLVIGAGPGGYVAAIRAAQLGLKTACVESRETLGGTCLNVGCIPSKALLHGSELFEEAHDGTLAKFGVKTGKVEIDVATLQGEKATAVKELTGGIEYLFKKNKVEWLKGLGAFKDAHTVEVAGKSWTAKNVVIATGSSVTPLPGVAVDNDKGIIVDSTGALALAAVPKKLVVIGGGVIGLELGSVWRRLGADVTVVEFLDALLPGMDGDVRKEAAKIFKKQGMELKLGTKVTAAEVKGKKAILTLEPAAGGTAETLEADCVLVAIGRRPNVDGLNLEAIGLALNQRGQIETDHDFRTKVDGVWAIGDVIPGPMLAHKAEDEGIAVAENIAGQIGIVNHAVIPSVVYTTPEIAGVGLTEEAAKEAGFDIKVGKFPMMANSRAKTNREPDGFVKVIADAKTDRVLGTWVIASVAGTMIAQVAQAMEFGALSEDIAYTCHAHPTHSEAIKEAAMAVRGKPIHM; encoded by the coding sequence ATGGCTGAATACGACTACGACGTTCTTGTCATCGGTGCCGGCCCCGGCGGTTATGTGGCAGCTATCCGTGCCGCGCAGCTCGGCCTCAAGACGGCCTGTGTCGAATCCCGCGAAACCCTTGGCGGCACCTGCCTCAACGTGGGCTGCATCCCTTCCAAGGCCCTGCTACACGGGTCGGAACTGTTCGAAGAAGCACACGATGGCACGCTTGCCAAGTTCGGTGTGAAGACCGGCAAGGTCGAAATCGACGTGGCCACGCTGCAGGGTGAAAAGGCAACCGCCGTCAAGGAACTGACCGGCGGTATCGAATACCTGTTCAAGAAGAACAAGGTCGAATGGCTCAAGGGCCTCGGCGCGTTCAAGGATGCCCATACGGTCGAAGTGGCCGGAAAGTCCTGGACCGCGAAGAATGTGGTGATCGCCACCGGTTCGTCGGTCACCCCCCTGCCAGGCGTTGCTGTCGATAACGACAAGGGCATTATCGTCGATTCAACCGGCGCTCTGGCCCTGGCTGCTGTCCCCAAGAAGCTCGTGGTGATTGGCGGCGGCGTGATCGGACTGGAACTCGGCTCGGTCTGGCGGCGCCTTGGCGCAGACGTCACTGTGGTCGAATTTCTCGATGCCCTGCTTCCCGGCATGGACGGCGACGTCCGCAAGGAAGCCGCCAAGATCTTCAAGAAGCAGGGCATGGAACTGAAGCTGGGAACCAAGGTCACCGCGGCCGAGGTCAAAGGCAAGAAAGCCATTCTCACGCTCGAACCGGCTGCTGGTGGCACTGCGGAAACGCTCGAAGCCGATTGCGTTCTGGTTGCCATTGGCCGTCGCCCGAATGTCGATGGCCTTAATCTCGAGGCGATCGGTCTGGCGCTGAATCAACGCGGCCAGATTGAAACCGACCACGATTTCCGCACCAAGGTCGATGGCGTCTGGGCCATTGGCGACGTGATCCCCGGCCCGATGCTGGCGCACAAGGCGGAAGACGAAGGCATTGCCGTTGCGGAAAACATCGCCGGGCAGATCGGCATCGTGAACCATGCGGTAATCCCCAGCGTGGTCTACACCACCCCGGAAATCGCTGGTGTCGGTCTGACCGAAGAAGCCGCCAAGGAAGCGGGCTTCGACATCAAGGTCGGCAAGTTCCCGATGATGGCCAACAGTCGCGCCAAGACCAACCGCGAACCGGACGGCTTTGTGAAAGTGATCGCCGATGCGAAAACCGATCGGGTTCTGGGCACCTGGGTTATTGCCTCGGTCGCCGGAACAATGATTGCACAGGTTGCGCAGGCCATGGAATTCGGCGCCCTGTCGGAAGACATCGCCTATACCTGCCACGCACACCCGACACATTCCGAAGCCATCAAGGAAGCGGCAATGGCTGTGCGGGGCAAGCCCATCCATATGTGA